One window of Brachybacterium ginsengisoli genomic DNA carries:
- the ctaD gene encoding aa3-type cytochrome oxidase subunit I — translation MSTETTAAPGTSVSTRFQEERPTSLGRKFFNLLTTTDHKLIGMMYMAMAFGFFAFGGLLALGIRSELWEAGLQVVVSKDQYNQLFTMHGTIMLLMFGTPLFNGFANYLVPLQIGAVDMAFPRLNMFAFWLTLFGSLIVVSGFLTPQGAASFGWFAYAPLSDTTFSPGLGGDLWVFGLALQGFGTILGSVNFITTILCMRMPGMTMFRMPIFTWNTLITAVLVLMAFPPLASALLALGADRRFEANIFDPANGGPVLWQHLFWFFGHPEVYVLALPFFGIATEILPVFSRKPIFGYKTLVGATISIAALSVTVWAHHMYTTGAVMLDFFAFMTMLIAVPTGVKFFNWVGTMWRGSLTFETPMLFTLGFLTTFIFGGLTGVILSSPVLDFHISDTYFVVAHFHYVMAGTVVFEMFAGFYFWWPKMFGYKLSEGIGKVHFWLLTIGFHMTFLIQHWLGVYGAPRRYVNYLAEDGFDWMNQISTVGAFIMGASTLPFLLNVVLTHLKGKKVEVDDPWGYGASLEWATSCPPPRHNFHSLPRVRSERPAFDLHHPEVALQDHMLAEEPALNPRTN, via the coding sequence GTGAGCACCGAGACCACCGCAGCACCGGGCACGTCGGTGTCCACGCGGTTCCAGGAGGAGCGGCCGACGAGCCTCGGCCGGAAGTTCTTCAACCTCCTGACCACCACCGATCACAAGCTGATCGGCATGATGTACATGGCCATGGCGTTCGGGTTCTTCGCCTTCGGCGGCCTGCTCGCGCTCGGGATCCGCTCCGAGCTGTGGGAGGCCGGACTGCAGGTCGTGGTCTCCAAGGACCAGTACAACCAGCTGTTCACCATGCACGGCACGATCATGCTGCTGATGTTCGGCACCCCTCTGTTCAACGGCTTCGCGAACTACCTCGTGCCGCTGCAGATCGGCGCGGTCGACATGGCCTTCCCGCGTCTGAACATGTTCGCCTTCTGGCTGACCCTGTTCGGCTCGCTCATCGTGGTCTCCGGGTTCCTGACCCCGCAGGGCGCGGCTTCCTTCGGCTGGTTCGCGTACGCGCCGCTGTCGGACACCACGTTCTCGCCCGGCCTGGGCGGTGATCTGTGGGTCTTCGGCTTGGCCCTGCAGGGCTTCGGCACGATCCTCGGCTCGGTCAACTTCATCACCACCATCCTCTGCATGCGGATGCCGGGCATGACCATGTTCCGGATGCCGATCTTCACCTGGAACACCCTGATCACCGCCGTGCTGGTGCTGATGGCGTTCCCGCCGCTGGCCTCCGCGCTGCTGGCGCTCGGTGCTGATCGCCGCTTCGAGGCGAATATCTTCGACCCCGCCAACGGCGGACCGGTCCTGTGGCAGCACCTGTTCTGGTTCTTCGGCCACCCCGAGGTGTACGTGCTGGCCCTGCCGTTCTTCGGCATCGCCACCGAGATCCTCCCGGTGTTCTCGCGCAAGCCGATCTTCGGCTACAAGACCCTGGTCGGCGCGACGATCTCGATCGCCGCCCTCTCCGTGACCGTGTGGGCACACCACATGTACACGACCGGCGCCGTGATGCTGGACTTCTTCGCCTTCATGACGATGCTCATCGCTGTGCCGACGGGCGTGAAGTTCTTCAACTGGGTCGGCACGATGTGGCGGGGGTCGCTGACCTTCGAGACGCCGATGCTGTTCACCCTCGGCTTCCTGACCACCTTCATCTTCGGCGGTCTGACGGGCGTGATCCTGTCCTCGCCGGTGCTGGACTTCCACATCTCCGACACGTACTTCGTGGTCGCGCACTTCCATTACGTGATGGCCGGCACCGTCGTCTTCGAGATGTTCGCGGGCTTCTACTTCTGGTGGCCCAAGATGTTCGGCTACAAGCTCAGCGAGGGCATCGGCAAGGTCCACTTCTGGCTGCTGACCATCGGCTTCCACATGACCTTCCTCATCCAGCACTGGCTGGGCGTCTACGGCGCCCCCCGTCGCTACGTGAACTACCTGGCGGAGGACGGCTTCGACTGGATGAACCAGATCTCCACCGTCGGTGCGTTCATCATGGGCGCCTCCACCCTGCCCTTCCTGCTCAACGTGGTGCTCACGCACCTCAAGGGCAAGAAGGTCGAGGTCGACGACCCGTGGGGCTACGGCGCCTCGCTCGAGTGGGCGACCTCGTGCCCGCCGCCGCGGCACAACTTCCACTCGCTGCCCCGAGTCCGTTCCGAGCGTCCCGCCTTCGATCTCCACCACCCGGAGGTCGCGCTGCAGGACCACATGCTCGCGGAGGAGCCCGCCCTGAACCCGAGGACGAACTGA
- the ctaC gene encoding aa3-type cytochrome oxidase subunit II, with translation MIPQVPQRARRGRRAAAAGLALATLVLAGCTQAQQRGFMPGPGDGQEVTNQTERITNLWVGSWAVLVVVGLIIWGLTIWCAIAYRRRKHDSGFPVQLRYHVPLELMFTLVPVVMVLTFFYFTQRDAREIEMHVAEPDYTVNVVAKQWSWDINYVDDDVHEPAGVQSFATGEEGAADSLPTLYLPVGQTVEFRLDSRDVIHSFWVVDFLYKKDMMPGHTTSFQVTPTREGTYAGKCAELCGEYHSDMLFNVVVVSQEEFDAHMEELRTQGNEGQLSVDLNRNDKGWSMREKQDDAGPRYTEDEPAAGTEGDNE, from the coding sequence GTGATCCCCCAGGTCCCCCAGCGCGCGCGACGCGGACGACGCGCAGCGGCAGCAGGCCTCGCCCTGGCCACCTTGGTCCTCGCCGGCTGCACCCAGGCGCAGCAGCGCGGGTTCATGCCCGGCCCCGGTGATGGCCAGGAGGTCACCAATCAGACCGAGCGGATCACCAACCTCTGGGTCGGCTCCTGGGCGGTGCTGGTCGTCGTCGGCCTCATCATCTGGGGCCTGACCATCTGGTGCGCGATCGCCTACCGCCGCCGCAAGCACGACTCCGGCTTCCCGGTGCAGCTGCGCTACCACGTGCCGCTCGAGCTGATGTTCACGCTCGTCCCCGTGGTGATGGTCCTGACCTTCTTCTACTTCACCCAGCGCGACGCCCGTGAGATCGAGATGCACGTGGCCGAGCCGGACTACACCGTCAACGTGGTGGCCAAGCAGTGGAGCTGGGACATCAACTACGTCGACGACGACGTGCACGAGCCCGCAGGCGTGCAGTCCTTCGCCACCGGCGAGGAGGGCGCGGCCGATTCGCTGCCCACCCTGTACCTGCCCGTCGGCCAGACCGTCGAGTTCCGCCTCGACTCGCGCGACGTCATCCATTCCTTCTGGGTCGTGGACTTCCTGTACAAGAAGGACATGATGCCGGGCCACACCACCAGCTTCCAGGTGACCCCCACCCGCGAGGGCACCTACGCCGGCAAGTGCGCCGAGCTGTGCGGCGAGTACCACTCGGACATGCTCTTCAACGTGGTCGTCGTCTCCCAGGAGGAGTTCGACGCGCACATGGAGGAGCTCCGCACCCAGGGCAACGAGGGCCAGCTCAGCGTGGATCTGAACCGCAACGACAAGGGCTGGAGCATGCGCGAGAAGCAGGACGACGCCGGTCCTCGCTACACCGAGGATGAGCCCGCCGCCGGGACCGAGGGAGACAACGAGTGA
- the erpA gene encoding iron-sulfur cluster insertion protein ErpA has translation MTTPTTERPAAAHGVNLTPGAAQKVTTLLEQEGRDDLRLRIAVQPGGCSGLIYQLYFDERIMDNDLVADFDGVEVVVDKMSSPYLTGAVIDFADTIEKQGFTIDNPNAGSSCACGDSFS, from the coding sequence ATGACCACGCCCACCACCGAGCGCCCCGCCGCCGCGCATGGCGTCAACCTCACCCCCGGTGCCGCACAGAAGGTGACGACCCTGCTGGAGCAGGAGGGACGCGACGACCTGCGCCTGCGCATCGCGGTGCAGCCCGGCGGCTGCTCCGGCCTGATCTACCAGCTCTACTTCGACGAGCGGATCATGGACAACGACCTGGTCGCCGACTTCGACGGCGTCGAGGTCGTCGTCGACAAGATGAGCAGCCCGTACCTCACGGGCGCGGTGATCGACTTCGCCGACACCATCGAGAAGCAGGGCTTCACGATCGACAACCCGAACGCCGGCAGCTCCTGCGCCTGCGGCGACTCCTTCAGCTGA
- a CDS encoding dipeptidase: MSTPEQSPRAVPSGDAAEVEVLRARLEPLLPQAVEDLKDLVRIPSVAFEGYDQEPVRRSAEAVAELLRGAGMAEVEIESVQGGSPAVIGRTPAADGRPTVLLYAHHDVQPTGAVEDWSSAPFEPVERDGRLYGRGAADDKAGVMAHVTALRLVGEELAADGIGVTVFVEGEEEAGSPTFRPFIEAFRDRLAADLIIVADSANWAVGTPALTTSLRGLVDLVVEVRALDHAVHSGLFGGPVLDALTQMSRLLATLHDENGEVAVEGLARAEDPAVEMDEADYRRDAGVVDGAELSGSGPLTARLWTRPALSVIGIDAPSVRDASNTLVPVSRAKVSLRIPPGEDPDSAMQALVAHLERHAPSTATVTVHHGEQGKPFLAREGAPAMDLARESFARAWGTEAVDTGLGGSIPFIADLLEVFPQAEVLVTGVEDPESRAHGIDESLHLGEFARVCLAEALLLRGAGALARDRA, from the coding sequence ATGAGCACTCCTGAACAGTCCCCCCGAGCCGTTCCCTCCGGTGATGCCGCAGAGGTCGAGGTGCTGAGAGCGCGGCTCGAGCCGCTGCTCCCGCAGGCCGTCGAGGACCTCAAGGACCTCGTGCGCATCCCGTCGGTCGCCTTCGAGGGCTATGACCAGGAGCCGGTGCGCCGCAGCGCCGAGGCGGTCGCCGAGCTCCTGCGCGGCGCCGGGATGGCAGAGGTGGAGATCGAGTCGGTGCAGGGCGGCAGCCCCGCCGTGATCGGCCGCACCCCGGCCGCCGATGGGCGGCCCACCGTGCTGCTGTACGCGCACCACGACGTCCAGCCCACCGGCGCCGTCGAGGATTGGTCGAGCGCCCCGTTCGAGCCGGTGGAGCGGGACGGCCGCCTCTACGGGCGCGGCGCGGCCGATGACAAGGCCGGCGTGATGGCCCACGTCACGGCACTGCGCCTGGTGGGCGAGGAGCTGGCCGCCGACGGCATCGGGGTGACGGTCTTCGTCGAGGGTGAGGAGGAGGCGGGCTCGCCCACCTTCCGTCCCTTCATCGAGGCCTTCCGGGACCGGCTCGCGGCGGACCTGATCATCGTCGCGGACTCGGCGAACTGGGCCGTCGGCACGCCGGCGCTGACCACGAGCCTCCGCGGCCTGGTGGACCTGGTCGTCGAGGTGCGGGCGCTCGACCATGCCGTCCACTCGGGGCTGTTCGGCGGGCCGGTGCTCGATGCTCTGACCCAGATGTCCCGCCTGCTGGCCACCCTGCACGACGAGAACGGAGAGGTCGCCGTCGAGGGCCTCGCGCGCGCCGAGGACCCCGCCGTGGAGATGGACGAGGCCGACTACCGCCGTGACGCCGGCGTGGTCGACGGGGCGGAGCTCTCCGGCAGCGGTCCCCTGACCGCCCGGCTCTGGACCCGCCCGGCGCTCTCGGTGATCGGCATCGACGCGCCCAGCGTCCGCGATGCGTCGAACACCCTGGTGCCCGTCTCCAGGGCCAAGGTCTCCCTGCGCATCCCGCCGGGGGAGGATCCCGACTCGGCGATGCAGGCGCTGGTCGCCCATCTGGAGCGCCATGCGCCCTCGACCGCGACGGTCACCGTCCATCACGGCGAGCAGGGCAAGCCGTTTCTCGCCCGCGAGGGCGCTCCGGCCATGGACCTGGCACGGGAATCCTTCGCGCGAGCCTGGGGCACCGAGGCGGTGGACACCGGCCTGGGCGGCTCGATCCCGTTCATCGCCGATCTCCTCGAGGTGTTCCCGCAGGCCGAGGTGCTCGTCACCGGCGTCGAGGACCCGGAGTCCCGGGCCCACGGCATCGACGAGTCGCTGCACCTGGGCGAGTTCGCGAGGGTCTGCCTCGCCGAGGCGCTGCTGCTGCGCGGCGCCGGGGCGCTGGCTCGGGACCGGGCATGA
- a CDS encoding DUF3043 domain-containing protein, which produces MIFRKSEPPQGPVPEPLSSRPGSKGRPTRSRKEAEAARRRPLVVDDRKEARRRDRETANRARAEAQQALMTGDEKRMPLQHRGAERSYVRDVVDSRWNIAELFFPIALVFMIISLFLPLVRPDLTTTLSTGMILVLWGGIAVCVVDSLFLRRRLRRLLTERFGEVQRGLVGYGIMRAIQIRRFRLPRAQIKHGEEPR; this is translated from the coding sequence GTGATCTTCCGCAAGTCCGAGCCCCCGCAGGGCCCCGTCCCCGAGCCGCTGTCATCGCGCCCCGGGTCGAAGGGCCGTCCCACCCGTTCCCGCAAGGAGGCCGAGGCCGCCCGCCGTCGGCCCCTGGTGGTCGATGACCGCAAGGAGGCACGGCGTCGCGACCGCGAGACGGCGAACCGCGCGCGCGCCGAGGCCCAGCAGGCCCTGATGACCGGGGACGAGAAGCGGATGCCGCTCCAGCATCGCGGCGCCGAGCGGAGCTACGTGCGCGACGTCGTCGACTCCCGCTGGAACATCGCGGAGCTCTTCTTCCCCATCGCGCTGGTCTTCATGATCATCTCGCTCTTCCTCCCCCTGGTCCGCCCGGATCTCACCACGACGCTGAGCACCGGCATGATCCTCGTGCTCTGGGGCGGCATCGCCGTCTGCGTGGTCGACAGCCTCTTCCTGCGCCGTCGCCTGCGCCGACTGCTCACCGAGCGCTTCGGCGAGGTCCAGCGCGGCCTGGTGGGCTACGGCATCATGCGCGCGATCCAGATCCGGCGCTTCCGCCTCCCGCGCGCCCAGATCAAGCACGGCGAGGAGCCGCGCTGA
- the aspS gene encoding aspartate--tRNA ligase, producing the protein MLRTHTAGELRQEHIGQTVTLTGWIGRRRDHGGVTFLDLRDAAGVTQVVVREDEAMHLRNEYVLKVVGTVGRRPEGNENPQLPTGDIEVTASEVEVLSASAPLPFQLDSHTEVGEEARLRYRYLDLRRQGPAAAMRLRSEVNRAARDTLLDQGFVEVETPTLTRSTPEGARDFLVPARLAPGSWYALPQSPQLFKQLLMVGGVEKYFQLARCYRDEDFRADRQPEFTQLDVEMSFVDQEDVIALAEEILAAVWAKGGHKIAGPFPRITYAESMRRYGSDKPDLRFDLELVEMTEYFAETPFRVFQSPYVGAVVMAGGASQPRRQLDAWQEWAKQRGAKGLAYVLVQEDGTLTGPVSKNISEAEKAGLLEATGASTGDCIFFAAGEAKASRALLGAARNEIAERLGLIDHDAFAFVWVVDAPMFEPAADAVASGDVAVGEGAWTAVHHAFTSPKPEFMDSFDTDPGAALAYAYDIVCNGNEIGGGSIRIHDQAVQQRVFQVMGIGAEDAQEKFGFLLDAFQFGAPPHGGIAFGWDRIVALLAKEDSIREVIAFPKTGNGYDPLTAAPAPITPQQRKEAGVDTKPAPRGEKPAAADGGSAEAPKG; encoded by the coding sequence GTGCTGCGCACCCACACCGCCGGTGAGCTCCGCCAGGAGCACATCGGACAGACCGTCACCCTCACCGGCTGGATCGGCCGTCGCCGTGACCACGGCGGCGTGACGTTCCTCGATCTGCGCGACGCCGCCGGCGTCACCCAGGTGGTGGTGCGCGAGGACGAGGCGATGCACCTGCGCAACGAGTATGTGCTGAAGGTCGTCGGCACCGTGGGCCGGCGCCCCGAGGGCAACGAGAACCCGCAGCTGCCCACCGGCGACATCGAGGTGACCGCCTCCGAGGTCGAGGTGCTCAGCGCCTCGGCGCCCCTGCCCTTCCAGCTGGACTCGCACACCGAGGTGGGCGAGGAGGCGCGCCTGCGCTACCGCTACCTGGACCTGCGTCGCCAGGGACCGGCCGCCGCGATGCGCCTGCGCTCCGAGGTCAACCGGGCCGCCCGCGACACCCTGCTGGACCAGGGCTTCGTCGAGGTCGAGACGCCGACGCTGACCCGTTCCACCCCGGAGGGGGCCCGCGACTTCCTGGTCCCGGCCCGCCTGGCCCCGGGCTCCTGGTACGCGCTGCCCCAGTCCCCCCAGCTGTTCAAGCAGCTGCTGATGGTGGGCGGTGTCGAGAAGTACTTCCAGCTCGCCCGCTGCTACCGCGACGAGGACTTCCGTGCGGACCGTCAGCCCGAGTTCACCCAGCTCGACGTCGAGATGAGCTTCGTGGACCAGGAGGACGTGATCGCGCTGGCCGAGGAGATCCTCGCGGCGGTGTGGGCGAAGGGCGGCCATAAGATCGCCGGTCCGTTCCCGCGGATCACCTACGCGGAGTCGATGCGCCGCTACGGCTCGGACAAGCCCGACCTGCGCTTCGACCTCGAGCTGGTCGAGATGACCGAGTACTTCGCCGAGACGCCCTTCCGCGTCTTCCAGTCGCCGTACGTGGGCGCGGTCGTCATGGCGGGCGGGGCGTCCCAGCCCCGTCGTCAGCTCGACGCCTGGCAGGAGTGGGCGAAGCAGCGCGGTGCCAAGGGCCTCGCCTATGTGCTGGTCCAGGAGGACGGCACCCTGACCGGTCCGGTCTCCAAGAACATCTCCGAGGCGGAGAAGGCGGGCCTGCTCGAGGCCACCGGCGCCTCCACCGGGGACTGCATCTTCTTCGCGGCGGGCGAGGCGAAGGCCTCCCGCGCCCTCCTCGGCGCCGCCCGCAACGAGATCGCCGAGCGCCTGGGCCTCATCGACCACGACGCGTTCGCCTTCGTGTGGGTCGTCGACGCGCCCATGTTCGAGCCGGCCGCCGACGCGGTCGCCTCGGGTGACGTCGCCGTCGGCGAGGGGGCTTGGACCGCGGTCCATCACGCCTTCACCTCGCCCAAGCCCGAGTTCATGGACAGCTTCGACACCGATCCCGGTGCGGCGCTCGCCTACGCCTACGACATCGTCTGCAACGGCAACGAGATCGGCGGCGGCTCCATCCGCATCCACGACCAGGCCGTGCAGCAGCGCGTCTTCCAGGTCATGGGCATCGGGGCCGAGGACGCGCAGGAGAAGTTCGGTTTCCTCCTGGACGCCTTCCAGTTCGGTGCCCCGCCGCACGGCGGCATCGCCTTCGGCTGGGACCGCATCGTGGCCCTGCTGGCCAAGGAGGACTCGATCCGCGAGGTCATCGCTTTCCCCAAGACCGGCAACGGCTACGACCCGCTGACCGCGGCGCCCGCCCCGATCACCCCCCAGCAGCGCAAGGAGGCCGGCGTGGACACCAAGCCGGCCCCGCGCGGCGAGAAGCCGGCTGCCGCCGACGGCGGCTCCGCCGAGGCGCCCAAGGGCTGA
- a CDS encoding DEAD/DEAH box helicase → MTDVSPAPEPSTTDSAPTEQTVAPEAPTDSAAAAPEAPAGPSFDDIALPAPLRRAVDELGFTTPSAIQAQAIPPLLEGRDVIGVAQTGTGKTAAFGLPLLAAIDPSLREVQALVLAPTRELAMQVADAISSFATSIGGLDVVALYGGSPYGPQERALARGAQVVVGTPGRVMDHMRRTNLRLDTIRVAVLDEADEMLRMGFAEDVEEILSHSPAERQVALFSATMPSAIQRVAQTHMKDPVRVSVSPQSSTVKSVRQTYAVVPFRHRTGALARVLATSDAEAAIVFVRTRAAAEEVGSSLIARGLIAASISGDVPQKDREKIVERLRDGSLQVLVATDVAARGLDVERIGLVVNFDVPKEAESYVHRIGRTGRAGRSGEALTFIGPHERRQLKNIERATKQTLAEAVIPSPRDVSKHRLAAQLTQVPERIERGRLDLYRELIGEFVAENGLDPLELAAALGAMSVGDEGPGAPSEEEEFTSAKLAGEDRHERGDRGHRGDAPTTERGYTSYKVGVGHTHGARPPGIVGAITGEGGLHGKDIGKIQIFPNFALVQIRGSLSPEQMERISRAKVGGRELRIGPDQGPRGGKGPRRDGDRPFRRDDRSSDRGGRYDSKRRPFRRNEG, encoded by the coding sequence ATGACTGACGTCTCCCCTGCCCCCGAGCCCTCCACCACGGACTCCGCACCGACCGAGCAGACCGTCGCCCCCGAGGCGCCGACCGACTCCGCGGCCGCGGCACCGGAGGCCCCGGCCGGTCCGAGCTTCGACGACATCGCCCTGCCGGCGCCCCTGCGCCGCGCTGTCGACGAGCTCGGCTTCACCACCCCCTCGGCCATCCAGGCCCAGGCCATCCCGCCGCTGCTCGAGGGCCGCGACGTGATCGGCGTCGCCCAGACCGGCACCGGCAAGACCGCCGCCTTCGGCCTCCCGCTGCTGGCCGCGATCGATCCCTCGCTGCGCGAGGTGCAGGCCCTGGTGCTCGCCCCGACCCGTGAGCTCGCGATGCAGGTGGCCGACGCCATCTCCTCGTTCGCGACCTCCATCGGCGGGCTCGACGTGGTCGCCCTCTACGGCGGCTCCCCCTACGGCCCGCAGGAGCGCGCCCTCGCCCGCGGCGCCCAGGTGGTCGTCGGCACCCCCGGCCGCGTCATGGATCACATGCGCCGCACGAACCTGCGCCTGGACACCATCCGCGTCGCCGTCCTCGACGAGGCCGACGAGATGCTGCGCATGGGCTTCGCGGAGGACGTCGAGGAGATCCTCTCCCACTCCCCCGCCGAGCGTCAGGTGGCGCTGTTCTCGGCCACGATGCCCTCCGCCATCCAGCGCGTCGCCCAGACCCATATGAAGGACCCGGTGCGCGTCAGCGTCAGCCCGCAGTCCTCCACCGTCAAGAGCGTGCGCCAGACCTACGCCGTGGTGCCCTTCCGCCACCGCACCGGCGCCCTCGCCCGCGTGCTCGCGACCTCCGACGCGGAGGCGGCGATCGTCTTCGTGCGCACCCGTGCCGCGGCCGAGGAGGTCGGCTCCTCGCTGATCGCCCGCGGCCTGATCGCCGCGTCCATCAGCGGTGACGTGCCGCAGAAGGACCGCGAGAAGATCGTCGAGCGGCTGCGCGACGGCTCCCTGCAGGTGCTGGTCGCGACCGACGTCGCCGCCCGCGGCCTGGACGTGGAGCGCATCGGCCTGGTCGTCAACTTCGATGTGCCCAAGGAGGCGGAGTCCTATGTGCACCGCATCGGGCGCACCGGCCGCGCCGGGCGCTCGGGCGAGGCCCTGACCTTCATCGGCCCCCATGAGCGCCGCCAGCTGAAGAACATCGAGCGCGCCACCAAGCAGACCCTCGCCGAGGCGGTCATCCCCTCCCCGCGCGACGTGTCCAAGCACCGCCTGGCCGCGCAGCTGACCCAGGTCCCCGAGCGCATCGAGCGCGGCCGCCTGGACCTGTACCGCGAGCTGATCGGCGAGTTCGTCGCCGAGAACGGCCTGGACCCGCTGGAGCTCGCCGCCGCACTGGGCGCGATGTCCGTCGGCGACGAGGGCCCCGGCGCCCCCTCCGAGGAGGAGGAGTTCACCAGCGCGAAGCTGGCCGGCGAGGACCGCCATGAGCGCGGGGACCGCGGTCACCGCGGCGACGCGCCCACCACCGAGCGCGGCTACACCTCCTACAAGGTCGGCGTGGGCCACACCCACGGTGCGCGGCCGCCGGGCATCGTCGGCGCGATCACCGGCGAGGGCGGCCTGCACGGCAAGGACATCGGCAAGATCCAGATCTTCCCGAACTTCGCGCTGGTGCAGATCCGCGGCTCGCTGTCCCCGGAGCAGATGGAGCGCATCTCGCGCGCCAAGGTGGGCGGCCGTGAGCTGCGCATCGGTCCGGACC